The following proteins are co-located in the Desulfovibrio intestinalis genome:
- a CDS encoding ABC transporter ATP-binding protein: MLEIRDLHVRYGGIQAVQGVSLKIPRGSIVTLIGANGAGKSSIIRSIAGLNKNVTGEILLTRHEGESPSSLMGLKPEDMVRRGISLSPEGRRILPHLTVEENLMLGAYSRSDRKEIADDIEWVYSLFPRLKERSWQKGGTLSGGEQQMLAVGRALMSRPDLLMLDEPSLGLAPLLVREIFEIIRRINADGKTVLLVEQNAYAALSVAHYAYILEVGRVVLEGPGKQLLEDPKVKDAYLGG; this comes from the coding sequence ATGCTTGAAATTCGTGACCTTCATGTGCGCTACGGCGGCATTCAGGCCGTACAGGGTGTGAGCCTCAAGATACCGCGCGGCAGTATCGTGACGCTCATTGGAGCCAACGGTGCGGGCAAGAGCAGTATCATCCGTTCCATTGCAGGCCTGAACAAAAACGTTACCGGCGAAATTCTGCTGACCAGACACGAAGGCGAAAGCCCGTCATCGCTTATGGGGCTCAAACCCGAGGATATGGTGCGGCGGGGCATTTCGCTTTCGCCCGAAGGGCGGCGCATTCTGCCCCATCTGACGGTGGAAGAAAACCTGATGCTTGGCGCGTATTCCCGCAGTGACCGCAAAGAAATCGCCGATGACATAGAGTGGGTTTATTCGCTTTTTCCGCGCCTCAAAGAGCGTAGCTGGCAGAAGGGCGGCACCCTTTCCGGTGGCGAACAGCAGATGCTGGCCGTTGGCCGGGCGCTTATGAGCCGTCCTGACCTGCTCATGCTTGATGAGCCGTCGCTGGGCTTGGCTCCGCTGCTGGTGCGTGAGATTTTTGAAATCATCCGGCGCATCAATGCTGACGGCAAAACCGTGCTTCTGGTTGAGCAAAACGCCTATGCGGCTCTTTCCGTTGCGCACTATGCCTATATTCTGGAAGTGGGACGCGTGGTTCTGGAAGGCCCGGGCAAGCAGTTGCTGGAAGATCCCAAAGTCAAGGACGCGTACCTGGGCGGCTAG
- a CDS encoding ABC transporter ATP-binding protein: MSEFILPRPPHYEGALLVAKDVTMRFGGVTAVSELSLALPKGSIAGVIGPNGAGKTTAFNVLSGFYTPQEGEITLDGQNIKGLKPYDICRRGMARTFQNIRLSQHMTVLENIMVGCHVRRHCPWWMAPLGLPAFYREEAAIKEKSRLLAERVNLGDHLDDLASSLPYGAQRRLEIARALATEPRLLLLDEPAAGMNPQESIELMHFIGHIREEFDLTILLIEHDMKVVMGVCQYIWVMEYGALIAEGNPEDIRNNPVVIRAYLGEDMGSGGMF; encoded by the coding sequence ATGAGCGAATTCATTCTGCCCCGTCCCCCGCATTATGAAGGCGCGCTGCTGGTTGCCAAGGACGTAACCATGCGGTTTGGCGGTGTAACTGCCGTGAGCGAGCTTTCCCTGGCGTTGCCCAAGGGAAGCATTGCGGGAGTCATCGGCCCCAACGGTGCGGGCAAGACAACTGCCTTCAACGTGTTAAGCGGGTTCTACACGCCTCAGGAAGGTGAGATCACGCTTGACGGACAGAACATCAAAGGGCTGAAACCCTATGACATCTGCCGGCGCGGCATGGCCCGTACCTTTCAGAATATCCGCCTTTCGCAGCACATGACCGTGCTTGAAAATATCATGGTAGGCTGTCATGTGCGGCGGCACTGCCCCTGGTGGATGGCTCCCTTGGGATTGCCCGCCTTCTACCGCGAAGAAGCCGCCATCAAGGAAAAAAGCCGCCTGTTGGCCGAAAGGGTAAATCTTGGCGATCACCTTGATGATCTGGCCAGCAGCCTGCCCTATGGGGCGCAACGCCGCCTTGAAATCGCCCGCGCTCTGGCCACCGAACCACGCCTGCTCTTGCTGGACGAGCCCGCTGCGGGCATGAACCCGCAGGAAAGCATTGAGCTCATGCACTTCATCGGCCATATCCGTGAAGAATTCGACCTGACCATTCTGCTCATCGAGCACGATATGAAGGTCGTTATGGGTGTATGCCAGTATATATGGGTTATGGAATACGGCGCCCTTATTGCGGAAGGCAATCCGGAAGATATCCGAAACAATCCCGTGGTCATCCGCGCCTATCTCGGCGAGGACATGGGTTCGGGCGGCATGTTTTGA
- a CDS encoding branched-chain amino acid ABC transporter permease, with the protein MRLNSSTILSILVMALLGCAVWQAEFFLGDYEIYIAKLIFINAILALSLNLIYGFTGLFSLGHAGFIAVGAYVSALCILPPEQKEMMWILEPMIWPFSELFTPFWASVLAGGVVATIFAFFIAVPVLRLGDDYLGIATLGFAEIIRVLIVNATPITNGSLGIKGIPGHATLLICYGWMLFTLIVLARLVFSNYGNVLRCIRDNEIAASVMGINVFWNKVLSFCIGAFFAGVGGALLGSHLSTIDPKMFNFLLTFNVLMFVVAGGLGSLTGSLLGATVITVLLEWLRAIEEPMDIFGLFEIPGIPGMRMVVFSLVLLSIILFRREGIMGTRELTWKRIGAFLRRHKA; encoded by the coding sequence ATGCGCCTGAACAGCAGCACGATTTTGAGCATACTGGTCATGGCCTTGCTGGGCTGCGCGGTCTGGCAGGCTGAGTTCTTTCTTGGCGACTACGAGATTTACATCGCCAAGCTGATCTTCATCAACGCTATCCTGGCCCTTTCGCTCAACCTCATTTACGGATTCACGGGGTTATTTTCCCTTGGGCACGCTGGCTTTATCGCCGTGGGTGCCTATGTTTCGGCTTTATGCATTTTGCCGCCGGAACAGAAGGAAATGATGTGGATTCTTGAGCCGATGATCTGGCCTTTCTCTGAACTGTTCACCCCCTTCTGGGCGTCGGTTTTGGCTGGCGGGGTAGTCGCCACCATATTTGCCTTTTTCATTGCCGTGCCGGTACTGCGCCTTGGTGATGACTATCTGGGCATTGCGACTCTTGGTTTTGCCGAGATCATCCGGGTGCTCATCGTCAATGCCACGCCAATAACCAACGGCTCTCTGGGCATCAAGGGCATACCTGGTCACGCCACGCTGCTGATTTGTTATGGCTGGATGCTCTTTACCCTCATTGTGCTCGCCCGGCTGGTATTCAGCAATTACGGCAACGTGCTGCGCTGTATACGCGACAACGAAATCGCGGCCAGCGTTATGGGCATCAATGTGTTCTGGAACAAGGTGCTTTCGTTCTGCATCGGCGCATTTTTTGCCGGGGTGGGCGGAGCCTTGCTGGGCAGCCACCTTTCCACCATTGACCCGAAAATGTTCAACTTCCTGCTGACCTTCAACGTGCTTATGTTTGTGGTCGCTGGCGGTTTGGGGTCACTGACGGGCAGCCTTCTTGGCGCTACTGTCATTACCGTTCTGCTGGAATGGCTGCGCGCCATCGAGGAACCAATGGACATTTTTGGGCTGTTTGAAATTCCCGGTATTCCCGGCATGCGCATGGTGGTCTTTTCGCTTGTGCTGCTGTCCATCATTCTGTTCCGGCGCGAAGGTATTATGGGCACAAGAGAATTGACCTGGAAGCGAATAGGCGCGTTTTTGAGGAGGCACAAGGCATGA
- a CDS encoding ABC transporter substrate-binding protein: MKLGKLFAALAGLALTLGFAGQAPAADAAPIKIGVYLPLTGQNAFGGQLELEGVRLAHKEMPTVLGRPVDLVVVDNKSDKVEAANAVKRLVERDKVVALIGTYGSSLAMAGAEIAEKAKVPGVGTSCTNPLVTQGKKYYFRACFIDPYQGAAAATYARENLGFKKAAVLMDMTNDYAVGLSSFFTKSFKKQGGDVVATLKYSSGDQDFTAQLTELISKDPDIVFMPAYFAEGAIIMKQARELGAKFRLMGADAMDNPDTLKLGGKAAEGFLHTTFPYDPAMPNMSEAAKRFTEAWKAAYPDKETNVNGALGYNTYFLILDAIKRANSAEPQAIAKALAETKDLPTALGLLSINASHDAEMPVGIIEYKDGKREYVGEVTPK; the protein is encoded by the coding sequence TGCAGCGCTGGCCGGACTGGCGCTCACCCTTGGTTTTGCCGGCCAAGCGCCTGCCGCTGATGCCGCTCCTATCAAAATCGGCGTATACCTTCCCCTGACCGGACAAAATGCCTTTGGCGGCCAGCTTGAACTTGAAGGCGTGCGTCTGGCCCACAAGGAAATGCCCACCGTTTTGGGCCGCCCCGTGGACCTGGTTGTGGTGGACAACAAGTCTGACAAAGTCGAAGCCGCCAACGCCGTGAAGCGCCTTGTGGAGCGCGACAAGGTTGTGGCTCTTATCGGCACCTACGGTTCCTCCTTGGCTATGGCTGGTGCGGAAATCGCCGAAAAAGCCAAGGTTCCCGGCGTGGGCACCTCCTGCACCAACCCCCTCGTGACCCAGGGCAAGAAGTACTACTTCCGCGCCTGCTTTATTGACCCCTATCAGGGCGCCGCTGCGGCCACCTATGCACGTGAAAACCTGGGCTTCAAAAAAGCCGCCGTGCTGATGGATATGACCAATGACTATGCCGTGGGCCTGTCCAGCTTCTTCACCAAGTCTTTCAAAAAGCAGGGCGGCGATGTTGTCGCCACGCTCAAGTACAGCTCCGGCGACCAGGACTTTACTGCCCAGCTTACCGAGCTGATCTCCAAGGATCCTGACATCGTTTTCATGCCCGCCTACTTTGCTGAAGGCGCCATCATCATGAAGCAGGCCCGCGAACTGGGTGCGAAGTTCCGCCTTATGGGTGCGGACGCTATGGATAACCCCGACACCCTCAAGCTCGGCGGCAAGGCTGCTGAAGGCTTCCTGCACACCACCTTCCCCTATGACCCCGCCATGCCCAACATGAGCGAAGCCGCCAAGCGCTTCACCGAAGCCTGGAAGGCCGCCTATCCTGACAAGGAAACCAACGTTAACGGCGCTCTTGGCTACAATACCTACTTCCTTATTCTTGACGCCATCAAGCGTGCCAATTCCGCCGAGCCCCAGGCCATTGCCAAGGCTCTGGCCGAAACCAAGGATCTGCCCACGGCTCTTGGCCTGCTTTCCATCAATGCCTCCCACGACGCTGAAATGCCCGTGGGCATCATTGAATACAAAGATGGCAAGCGCGAATACGTGGGCGAAGTAACGCCTAAATAA
- a CDS encoding branched-chain amino acid ABC transporter permease: MSLDMFLQHCFNALTLGSLYALIAIGYTMVYGILRLINFAHGDILMIGAYFVFFGTFAFGWPWGVAAVVSVAGASLLGVAIERVAYRPLRDAPRISALISAIAVSFFIESLAVVIFTGQPRPVLQPDWLVSEWHIGGLRILPLTALVPCMTVVLVGILLFVVYRTKPGLAMRAISKDIETTRLLGVRVDNIIALTFCIGSALAAASGIMWALRYPQVHPYMGIMPGLKAFIAAVFGGIGSIQGAVIGGVALGFVEIMTVAFMPELSGYRDAFAFVLLVLVLFYKPTGLLGERTEEKI; the protein is encoded by the coding sequence ATGAGCCTTGACATGTTTTTGCAGCATTGTTTTAACGCCCTTACCCTGGGGTCGCTCTACGCGTTGATAGCCATCGGCTATACGATGGTGTACGGCATTTTGCGCCTTATTAACTTCGCCCACGGCGACATCTTGATGATTGGCGCCTACTTTGTTTTTTTCGGCACCTTTGCTTTCGGCTGGCCCTGGGGTGTGGCCGCCGTGGTTTCCGTTGCGGGTGCAAGCTTGTTGGGTGTTGCCATTGAAAGGGTAGCCTACCGCCCCTTGCGCGACGCCCCGCGAATTTCGGCGCTCATAAGCGCTATTGCTGTCTCCTTTTTTATTGAAAGTCTGGCAGTAGTGATTTTTACCGGTCAACCGCGCCCCGTGCTGCAGCCCGACTGGCTGGTTTCAGAGTGGCATATCGGCGGCCTGCGCATTCTGCCGCTCACGGCTCTTGTGCCCTGTATGACCGTTGTTCTTGTGGGCATTCTGCTGTTTGTGGTTTACCGCACCAAGCCGGGGCTGGCCATGCGCGCCATTTCCAAGGATATTGAGACTACGCGCCTTCTTGGGGTAAGGGTGGACAACATCATTGCCCTGACGTTCTGCATAGGCTCGGCTCTGGCCGCCGCATCTGGCATCATGTGGGCCTTGCGTTATCCTCAGGTGCATCCCTATATGGGCATCATGCCGGGGCTTAAAGCCTTTATTGCCGCTGTGTTCGGCGGCATTGGCTCCATTCAGGGCGCTGTTATCGGCGGTGTGGCTCTGGGCTTTGTGGAAATCATGACCGTGGCCTTCATGCCCGAACTTTCGGGCTACCGTGACGCATTTGCCTTTGTGCTGCTTGTGCTTGTGCTCTTTTACAAGCCCACGGGCCTGCTTGGCGAACGCACGGAGGAGAAGATCTGA